One Buteo buteo chromosome 5, bButBut1.hap1.1, whole genome shotgun sequence DNA window includes the following coding sequences:
- the LOC142031541 gene encoding maestro heat-like repeat-containing protein family member 7, whose translation MAERPPSVPRLAWVAWEEEEKGTEDAPAWQPDEVEEVQLLQADPDWNLPEEQEHAQALFHSSAQKFWESLEPSEREDATIAAVEGMADSDSYDAEACAAMLDVLVESDASRLQHVPSIVRCIYRWLVSNTHVSAEHRLDNSLLELTHAHPHDVAVTLLRCAPSCDRAAATMWRVMVSGRSTAEQVLRELVCVLEDWPLHSTCTSDGDSADVFALAATRVLQEILRLPRRPRRLNVLFPRIFLALLCQIFFATKQMPEEVDTFWRGCQQEGCPPTNPSRFAMLTVKALLCRLDYDDMVFEVECKRGWDTLLSAETHHCAMGLLARQVCGISRRLCYRIAGHLVKLLRRKKQLWEVPAMAFLVELLVYPNVRRWGDNILQLVPTYLQSKCRVMRRLVLRGLLALCKTPLMVRRGSRLKACWQRGAGLIDLLMDADGEVVGMSLSVLSKVLRATGIPIGSPITLQLADRLRPLFDSDTNHVQLLSMHLFRDVMEFVVEEGKKPLKQHVRRSLIPLLCHLHDENQHVAEASRETLLQAIKFLKNRKLQQLLEREQTWVVGKYLLAEYSSRVDEYLQQCVLYLQSPQASMREAAIMVLGLAGRHVAHQQVKLQVIYKALQSTTKDVSDSVSSLASQTLFLLRAAERDPPSRFRLQVLQERFRRAWRRRPSLWDIGFLCCWSSVQS comes from the exons ATGGCAGAGAGACCCCCCAGCGTGCCCAGGCTGGCCTGGGTggcatgggaggaggaggagaaaggcactGAGGATGCCCCAGCGTGGCAGCCTGATGAGGTGGAGGaggtccagctgctgcaggcgg ATCCAGACTGGAACCTGCCAGAAGAGCAGGAACACGCCCAGGCCCTCTTCCACAGCAGCGCACAG AAGTTTTGGGAATCCCTCGAGCCCTCTGAGCGTGAAGACGCCACCATCGCGGCCGTCGAGGGCATGGCAGACTCGGACTCCTATGATGCGGAGGCTTGTGCTGCCATGCTGGATGTGCTTGTGGAAAGTGACGCCTCCAGATTGCAGCAT GTGCCGAGCATCGTGAGGTGCATCTACCGGTGGCTCGTGTCCAACACGCACGTGTCTGCTGAGCACAGGCTGGACAACAGCCTTCTGGAGCTGACCCACGCGCACCCCCATGACGTGGCGGTGACCCTCCTGCGCTGTGCCCCATCGTGCGACAG agctgctgcgaCCATGTGGAGGGTGATGGTCTCCGGGAggagcactgcagagcaggtGCTGCGGGAGCTGGTCTGCGTGCTGGAGGACTGGCCGCTGCACAGCACGTGCACCTCCGATGGGGACAGCGCAGATGTCTTTGCCCTGGCT gcAACCAGGGTGCTGCAGGAGATCCTCCGGCTGCCCAGGCGCCCACGGAGGTTGAACGTGCTTTTCCCCCGCATCttcctggctctgctctgccaaATTTTCTTTGCCACAAAGCAGATGCCAGAGGAGGTCGATACCTTCTGGAGGGGatgccagcaggaaggctgccCTCCCACCAACCCCAGCAG ATTTGCAATGCTGACTGTGAAAGCACTGCTCTGCCGCCTAGACTATGACGATATGGTGTTTGAAGTTGAATGTAAGCGTGGCTGGGACACCCTCCTCAGCGCTGAGACCCACCATTGTGCAATGGGTCTGCTGGCCAG ACAGGTGTGTGGTATCTCGAGGAGGTTGTGTTACAGGATCGCAGGCCACCTTGTCAAGCTGCTCAGGAGGAAGAAGCAACTCTGGGAGGTCCCCGCCATGGCGTTCCTTGTCGAG CTCCTGGTCTACCCTAACGTAAGGCGTTGGGGTGACAACATCCTGCAGCTCGTCCCAACGTACCTGCAGAGCAAGTGCAGAGTGATGCGTCGCCTGGTGCTCAGAGGCCTCCTGGCGCTCTGCAAGACACCCTTGATGGTGAGAAGGGGCAGCCGGCTGAAGGCGTGCTGGCAGCGTGGGGCTGG GCTCATAGACTTACTGATGGATGCAGACGGGGAGGTGGTTGGGATGTCCCTCTCCGTGCTCAGCAAGGTGCTCCGGGCCACAGGCATCCCAATTGGCAGCCCCATCACTCTGCAGCTGGCTGATAGGCTCCGGCCACTCTTTGACAGC GACACCAACCACGTGCAACTGCTCTCCATGCACCTCTTCCGAGATGTGATGGAGTTTGTagtggaagagggaaaaaagccGCTGAAGCAGCACGTGCGCCGGAGCCTGATCCCGCTGCTTTGCCACTTGCATGATGAGAACCAGCACGTGGCAGAG gcctCTCGGGAAACCCTGCTTCAAGCTATCAAGTTCCTGAAGAACAGgaagctccagcagctgctggagagggAGCAGACATGGGTGGTTGGCAAGTACCTG CTGGCAGAGTACAGCAGCAGAGTGGACGAGTACCTGCAGCAGTGCGTGCTGTACCTGCAGAGCCCACAGGCATCCATGCGAGAGGCGGCCATCATGGTCCTTG GGCTTGCCGGGCGGCACGTGGCGCATCAGCAGGTGAAGCTCCAGGTCATCTACAAGG CCCTTCAAAGCACGACAAAAGACGTCAGCGACTCCGTCTCAAGCCTGGCAAGTCAAACCCTATTCCTGCTAAGAGCCGCAGAGAGAGATCCCCCCTCCAGATTCAGGCTGCAGGTGCTGCAAGAGCGATTCCGCAGGGCGTGGAGGAGGCGGCCTTCTCTCTGGGACATTGgcttcctgtgctgctggagctctGTGCAGAGCTGA
- the LOC142031542 gene encoding maestro heat-like repeat-containing protein family member 7: protein MAERPPSVPRLAWVAWEEEEKGTEDAPAWQPDEVEEVQLLQADPDWNLPEEQEHAQALFHSSAQKFWESLEPSEREDTTIAAVEGMADSDSYDAEACAAMLDVLVESDASRLQHVPSIVRCIYRWLVSNTHVSAEHRLDNSLLELTHAHPHDVAVTLLRCAPSCDRAAATMWRVMVSGRSTAEQVLRELVCVLEDWPLHSTCTSDGDSADVFALAATRVLQEILRLPRRPRRLNVLFPRIFLALLCQIFFATKQMPEEVDTFWRGCQQEGCPPTNPSRFAMLTVKALLCRLDYDDMVFEVECKRGWDTLLSAETHHCAMGLLARQVCGISRRLCYRIAGHLVKLLRRKKQLWEVPAMAFLVELLVYPNVRRWGDNILQLVPTYLQSKCRVMRRLVLRGLLALCKTPLMARRMQPLLQRLIDVLMDADGEVVGMSLSVLSKVLRATGIPIGSPITLQLADRLRPLFDSDTNHVQLLSMHLFRDVMEFVVEEGKKPLKQHVHRSLIPLLCHLHDENQHVAEASRETLLQAIKFLKNRKLQQLLEREQTWVVGKYLLAEYSSRVDEYLQQCVLYLQSPQASMREAAIMVLGLAGRHVAHQQVKLQVIYKALQSTTKDVSDSVSSLASQTLFLLRAAERDPPSRFRLQVLQERFRRAWRRRPSLWDIGFLCCWSSVQS from the exons ATGGCAGAGAGACCCCCCAGCGTGCCCAGGCTGGCCTGGGTggcatgggaggaggaggagaaaggcactGAGGATGCCCCAGCGTGGCAGCCTGATGAGGTGGAGGaggtccagctgctgcaggcgg ATCCAGACTGGAACCTGCCAGAAGAGCAGGAACACGCCCAGGCCCTCTTCCACAGCAGCGCACAG AAGTTTTGGGAATCCCTCGAGCCCTCTGAGCGTGAAGACACCACCATCGCGGCCGTCGAGGGCATGGCAGACTCGGACTCCTATGATGCGGAGGCTTGTGCTGCCATGCTGGATGTGCTTGTGGAAAGTGACGCCTCCAGATTGCAGCAT GTGCCGAGCATCGTGAGGTGCATCTACCGGTGGCTCGTGTCCAACACGCACGTGTCTGCTGAGCACAGGCTGGACAACAGCCTTCTGGAGCTGACCCACGCGCACCCCCATGACGTGGCGGTGACCCTCCTGCGCTGTGCCCCATCGTGCGACAG agctgctgcgaCCATGTGGAGGGTGATGGTCTCCGGGAggagcactgcagagcaggtGCTGCGGGAGCTGGTCTGCGTGCTGGAGGACTGGCCGCTGCACAGCACGTGCACCTCCGATGGGGACAGCGCAGATGTCTTTGCCCTGGCT gcAACCAGGGTGCTGCAGGAGATCCTCCGGCTGCCCAGGCGCCCACGGAGGTTGAACGTGCTTTTCCCCCGCATCttcctggctctgctctgccaaATTTTCTTTGCCACAAAGCAGATGCCAGAGGAGGTCGATACCTTCTGGAGGGGatgccagcaggaaggctgccCTCCCACCAACCCCAGCAG ATTTGCAATGCTGACTGTGAAAGCACTGCTCTGCCGCCTAGACTATGACGATATGGTGTTTGAAGTTGAATGTAAGCGTGGCTGGGACACCCTCCTCAGCGCTGAGACCCACCATTGTGCAATGGGTCTGCTGGCCAG ACAGGTGTGTGGTATCTCGAGGAGGTTGTGTTACAGGATCGCAGGCCACCTTGTCAAGCTGCTCAGGAGGAAGAAGCAACTCTGGGAGGTCCCCGCCATGGCGTTCCTTGTCGAG CTCCTGGTCTACCCTAACGTAAGGCGTTGGGGTGACAACATCCTGCAGCTCGTCCCAACGTACCTGCAGAGCAAGTGCAGAGTGATGCGTCGCCTGGTGCTCAGAGGCCTCCTGGCGCTCTGCAAGACACCCTTGATG GCCAGAAGAATGCAGCCCCTGCTGCAAAGGCTCATAGACGTACTGATGGATGCAGACGGGGAGGTGGTTGGGATGTCCCTCTCCGTGCTCAGCAAGGTGCTCCGGGCCACAGGCATCCCAATTGGCAGCCCCATCACTCTGCAGCTGGCTGATAGGCTCCGGCCACTCTTTGACAGC GACACCAACCACGTGCAACTGCTCTCCATGCACCTCTTCCGAGATGTGATGGAGTTTGTagtggaagagggaaaaaagccGCTGAAGCAGCACGTGCACCGGAGCCTGATCCCGCTGCTTTGCCACTTGCATGATGAGAACCAGCACGTGGCAGAG gcctCTCGGGAAACCCTGCTTCAAGCTATCAAGTTCCTGAAGAACAGgaagctccagcagctgctggagagggAGCAGACATGGGTGGTTGGCAAGTACCTG CTGGCAGAGTACAGCAGCAGAGTGGACGAGTACCTGCAGCAGTGCGTGCTGTACCTGCAGAGCCCACAGGCATCCATGCGAGAGGCGGCCATCATGGTCCTTG GGCTTGCCGGGCGGCACGTGGCGCATCAGCAGGTGAAGCTCCAGGTCATCTACAAGG CCCTTCAAAGCACGACAAAAGACGTCAGCGACTCCGTCTCAAGCCTGGCAAGTCAAACCCTATTCCTGCTAAGAGCCGCAGAGAGGGATCCCCCCTCCAGATTCAGGCTGCAGGTGCTGCAAGAGCGATTCCGCAGGGCGTGGAGGAGGCGGCCTTCTCTCTGGGACATTGgcttcctgtgctgctggagctctGTGCAGAGCTGA
- the LOC142031540 gene encoding maestro heat-like repeat-containing protein family member 7, whose translation MAERPPSVPRLAWVAWEEEEKGTEDAPAWQPDEVEEVQLLQADPDWNLPEEQEHAQALFHSSAQKFWESLEPSEREDATIAAVEGMADSDSYDAEACAAMLDVLVESDASRLQHVPSIVRCIYRWLVSNTHVSAEHRLDNSLLELTHAHPHDVAVTLLRCAPSCDRAAATMWRVMVSGRSTAEQVLRELVCVLEDWPLHSTCTSDGDSADVFALAATRVLQEILRLPRRPRRLNVLFPRIFLALLCQIFFATKQMPEEVDTFWRGCQQEGCPPTNPSRFAMLTVKALLCRLDYDDMVFEVECKRGWDTLLSAETHHCAMGLLARQVCGISRRLCYRIAGHLVKLLRRKKQLWEVPAMAFLVELLVYPNVRRWGDNILQLVPTYLQSKCRVMRRLVLRGLLALCKTPLMVRRGSRLKACWQRGAGLIDLLMDADGEVVGMSLSVLSKVLRATGIPIGSPITLQLADRLRPLFDSDTNHVQLLSMHLFRDVMEFVVEGGKKPLKQHVHRSLIPLLCHLHDENQHVAEASRETLLQAIKFLKNRKLQQLLEREQTWVVGKYLLAEYSSRVDEYLQQCVLYLQSPQASMREAAIMVLGLAGQHVAHQQVKLQVIYKGE comes from the exons ATGGCAGAGAGACCCCCCAGCGTGCCCAGGCTGGCCTGGGTggcatgggaggaggaggagaaaggcactGAGGATGCCCCAGCGTGGCAGCCTGATGAGGTGGAGGaggtccagctgctgcaggcgg ATCCAGACTGGAACCTGCCAGAAGAGCAGGAACACGCCCAGGCCCTCTTCCACAGCAGCGCACAG AAGTTTTGGGAATCCCTCGAGCCCTCTGAGCGTGAAGACGCCACCATCGCGGCCGTCGAGGGCATGGCAGACTCGGACTCCTATGATGCGGAGGCTTGTGCTGCCATGCTGGATGTGCTTGTGGAAAGTGACGCCTCCAGATTGCAGCAT GTGCCGAGCATCGTGAGGTGCATCTACCGGTGGCTCGTGTCCAACACGCACGTGTCTGCTGAGCACAGGCTGGACAACAGCCTTCTGGAGCTGACCCACGCGCACCCCCATGACGTGGCGGTGACCCTCCTGCGCTGTGCCCCATCGTGCGACAG agctgctgcgaCCATGTGGAGGGTGATGGTCTCCGGGAggagcactgcagagcaggtGCTGCGGGAGCTGGTCTGCGTGCTGGAGGACTGGCCGCTGCACAGCACGTGCACCTCCGATGGGGACAGCGCAGATGTCTTTGCCCTGGCT gcAACCAGGGTGCTGCAGGAGATCCTCCGGCTGCCCAGGCGCCCACGGAGGTTGAACGTGCTTTTCCCCCGCATCttcctggctctgctctgccaaATTTTCTTTGCCACAAAGCAGATGCCAGAGGAGGTCGATACCTTCTGGAGGGGatgccagcaggaaggctgccCTCCCACCAACCCCAGCAG ATTTGCAATGCTGACTGTGAAAGCACTGCTCTGCCGCCTAGACTATGACGATATGGTGTTTGAAGTTGAATGTAAGCGTGGCTGGGACACCCTCCTCAGCGCTGAGACCCACCATTGTGCAATGGGTCTGCTGGCCAG ACAGGTGTGTGGTATCTCGAGGAGGTTGTGTTACAGGATCGCAGGCCACCTTGTCAAGCTGCTCAGGAGGAAGAAGCAACTCTGGGAGGTCCCCGCCATGGCGTTCCTTGTCGAG CTCCTGGTCTACCCTAACGTAAGGCGTTGGGGTGACAACATCCTGCAGCTCGTCCCAACGTACCTGCAGAGCAAGTGCAGAGTGATGCGTCGCCTGGTGCTCAGAGGCCTCCTGGCGCTCTGCAAGACACCCTTGATGGTGAGAAGGGGCAGCCGGCTGAAGGCGTGCTGGCAGCGTGGGGCTGG GCTCATAGACTTACTGATGGATGCAGACGGGGAGGTGGTTGGGATGTCCCTCTCCGTGCTCAGCAAGGTGCTCCGGGCCACAGGCATCCCAATTGGCAGCCCCATCACTCTGCAGCTGGCTGATAGGCTCCGGCCACTCTTTGACAGC GACACCAACCACGTGCAACTGCTCTCCATGCACCTCTTCCGAGATGTGATGGAGTTTGTagtggaagggggaaaaaagccgCTGAAGCAGCACGTGCACCGGAGCCTGATCCCGCTGCTTTGCCACTTGCATGATGAGAACCAGCACGTGGCAGAG gcctCTCGGGAAACCCTGCTTCAAGCTATCAAGTTCCTGAAGAACAGgaagctccagcagctgctggagagggAGCAGACATGGGTGGTTGGCAAGTACCTG CTGGCAGAGTACAGCAGCAGAGTGGACGAGTACCTGCAGCAGTGCGTGCTGTACCTGCAGAGCCCACAGGCATCCATGCGAGAGGCGGCCATCATGGTCCTTG GGCTTGCCGGGCAGCACGTGGCGCATCAGCAGGTGAAGCTCCAGGTCATCTACAAGGGTGAGTGA